The following coding sequences are from one Aquicella lusitana window:
- the traA gene encoding Ti-type conjugative transfer relaxase TraA has product MAIYHFSGTVISRSQGRSAVACAAYRSAEKLHDEKYDREHDYTHKQDVSSTEILLPENAPAWMADREKLWNAVESHEKRKDAQLAREFNFALPRELTLEQNIALAKDFVKEAFVRKGMVADFCIHNDKQHDGQFHPHAHVMLTMREVTQDGFGQKVRAWNDKAMLLNWREEWAEVANKHLALHGHDLRIDHRTLGEQGIALEPQHKIGATVARDRLVRMEDHQRIARENGDKLLADPSVALNAITRQQSTFTHQDIARFVHRHTVDAEQFSLVYEKVKSHESLVRLGIDEKDRERFTTNEMLSLESKMMERAVNLSKSDSHVVSDTHQEKALSQKSLTVEQKTAFDHLVGGGDLKCVVGFAGTGKSYLLGAAKDAWEKEGYAVHGVTLSGIAAENLEGSSGIDSRTFASRCYYWDKGEQLLTKKDVLVVDEAGMLSSRQMARLMEEASRGGAKVVLVGDPQQLQAIEAGAAFRAIAEQVHYVELTDIRRQSEKWQQDATKELATGKTTDAINRYDQHFHVHDFETKAVAKVALTEVWNDARLSNTDKTQIMLAYNRDDVLELNQIARGLRHKQGELGKDVLFQTERGERAFAERDRVYFLKNDKSLGVMNGTLGTIEAIKDGAITVRLDGDGRTNVDRRVTVTMERYNQLDYGYAATIHKAQGVTVDRSYVLASKYLDAHSTYVAMSRHRESADLFYGRDVFLNKDDLVKTLSRERTKDVTLDYLNSRDRRQEPVTRVMDEIKPLTRDEERLMRQAKLKEFTEATKAKRGIDLDRSVDSLSGTKQRPDLSEFKRQFEAKNPERASALRSEVMPEHEKKALSLVNEFKRLEAIVDKGGRTSRMAQDHLEKLADKISRQKDVMQYVREHHAPMEKQIDKQAREFQRDRGLELER; this is encoded by the coding sequence ATGGCGATCTATCATTTTAGCGGAACAGTCATATCACGATCACAAGGGCGAAGTGCCGTTGCTTGTGCTGCATATCGTTCTGCTGAAAAGTTGCATGATGAAAAATATGATAGAGAGCATGATTACACCCATAAACAAGACGTTTCTAGTACTGAAATACTCCTACCAGAAAATGCGCCAGCATGGATGGCTGATCGTGAAAAATTGTGGAATGCGGTTGAATCACACGAAAAACGGAAAGATGCACAGCTTGCAAGGGAATTTAATTTTGCATTGCCACGCGAACTCACCTTAGAACAAAACATTGCGCTTGCCAAAGATTTCGTTAAAGAAGCGTTTGTCAGGAAAGGTATGGTCGCTGATTTTTGTATTCATAATGACAAGCAGCATGATGGCCAATTTCATCCCCATGCGCATGTCATGTTGACGATGCGAGAAGTCACGCAAGATGGATTTGGACAAAAGGTGAGGGCATGGAACGATAAGGCGATGTTACTAAATTGGCGTGAGGAATGGGCAGAGGTCGCTAATAAACACCTTGCCTTGCATGGCCATGATTTGCGAATTGATCATCGTACATTGGGAGAACAGGGGATAGCTCTTGAGCCTCAACATAAAATCGGTGCAACGGTCGCGCGTGATAGGCTGGTCAGGATGGAAGACCACCAACGTATTGCACGTGAAAATGGCGATAAGCTTTTGGCAGACCCTTCCGTTGCATTAAATGCAATCACCCGTCAGCAATCCACGTTTACTCACCAAGACATTGCGCGGTTTGTGCATCGCCATACAGTGGATGCTGAACAATTCTCACTTGTATATGAAAAAGTAAAGTCACATGAATCCCTTGTCAGGTTAGGGATAGATGAAAAAGACCGAGAACGCTTTACTACTAATGAAATGTTATCGCTTGAAAGCAAGATGATGGAACGTGCCGTTAACCTATCGAAATCCGATTCTCATGTTGTCAGTGATACTCACCAAGAAAAAGCACTTTCTCAAAAATCGCTCACTGTAGAACAGAAAACCGCATTCGATCATTTGGTGGGTGGGGGAGATTTAAAATGCGTAGTGGGGTTTGCTGGTACGGGCAAAAGCTACTTGTTGGGCGCTGCAAAAGATGCGTGGGAGAAAGAAGGCTACGCGGTGCATGGGGTGACTCTATCAGGTATTGCAGCGGAAAACCTTGAGGGGAGCAGTGGCATTGATAGCAGGACGTTTGCTAGCCGTTGTTATTATTGGGACAAAGGTGAGCAGCTTTTGACGAAAAAGGACGTATTGGTTGTGGATGAAGCGGGGATGCTCTCCTCTCGCCAGATGGCTCGCTTGATGGAAGAGGCCTCTCGCGGCGGTGCAAAGGTGGTATTGGTGGGCGACCCGCAACAATTGCAGGCGATTGAAGCAGGGGCAGCATTTAGGGCGATAGCAGAACAAGTGCATTATGTGGAACTGACCGATATCAGGCGCCAGAGTGAAAAATGGCAGCAGGATGCGACCAAAGAATTGGCGACTGGTAAGACCACTGATGCGATCAATCGATATGACCAGCATTTCCATGTTCACGATTTTGAAACGAAGGCTGTGGCCAAAGTAGCACTCACCGAAGTATGGAATGATGCAAGGCTCAGTAATACTGATAAAACACAAATCATGTTGGCTTATAACCGTGATGATGTGCTGGAACTGAACCAAATAGCGCGTGGTTTACGTCACAAGCAGGGTGAGCTTGGCAAAGATGTACTGTTTCAGACTGAGCGTGGAGAGCGGGCATTTGCCGAGCGTGACCGTGTTTATTTCTTAAAGAACGACAAGTCACTCGGTGTGATGAACGGTACGTTGGGCACGATTGAGGCCATCAAGGACGGGGCGATCACCGTTCGTCTTGATGGAGATGGGCGAACCAATGTTGACCGCAGAGTAACTGTGACGATGGAGCGGTATAACCAGCTTGATTATGGCTATGCGGCGACCATCCATAAAGCACAAGGGGTGACGGTAGATAGGAGTTATGTGCTGGCCTCTAAATACCTGGATGCCCATTCTACCTATGTGGCCATGAGCCGCCATCGTGAGAGTGCCGATTTGTTTTATGGCCGTGATGTCTTTTTGAATAAGGATGATTTGGTTAAGACGTTAAGCCGCGAACGTACCAAAGATGTCACGCTTGATTATTTGAATAGCCGAGACCGGCGGCAGGAACCGGTTACTCGCGTTATGGATGAAATAAAGCCATTGACGCGGGATGAAGAGCGCTTGATGCGACAAGCCAAGCTCAAGGAGTTCACGGAAGCAACCAAGGCCAAGCGTGGCATTGATCTTGATAGGAGCGTTGATTCTTTATCAGGAACGAAGCAGCGTCCTGATTTGAGTGAATTTAAACGCCAGTTTGAGGCGAAGAATCCTGAGCGTGCCAGTGCATTGCGCAGTGAGGTCATGCCGGAACATGAGAAAAAAGCCTTGTCGCTGGTGAATGAATTTAAACGGCTGGAGGCAATTGTTGATAAAGGTGGGCGTACTAGCCGCATGGCGCAAGACCATCTTGAAAAATTGGCTGATAAAATTTCACGCCAAAAAGATGTCATGCAGTATGTGCGTGAGCACCATGCGCCAATGGAGAAACAAATCGATAAACAAGCAAGAGAGTTTCAGCGTGACCGTGGTTTGGAATTAGAACGATAA
- a CDS encoding MBG domain-containing protein, whose protein sequence is MAKERVSRSIKRRVNLLEKGFSQVVHSLLAVLIGTLLVIPQIGFGNPQGGVVAGGGATISTPSAGTMQINQSTNKAIINWQSYNIASQEHVHYQQPNSSSIALNRINPNSGPSQIFGKLTANGQVWLVNPAGIWFGPSAYVNVAGLLATTASISDQDFMAGRYFFKQSPDWNGAVINDGIIKTAEAGLVALVGSGVVNNGHIEANLGTVILAAGSEFTINFSGNDLISFTVDREVLKPARDQNGNPLSDGVKNTGTIIANGGKVLMTARTAGQVLDNAINMSGIAQAKSVGVKNGEIILLGEGQGIVKVSGKIIASGKNSGEKGGKVKVLGNKVAMTDKATIDVSGDRGGGEVLIGGDYQGKNLAIKNAERTFVGSDSSIYADALTNGDGGKVVVWADNDTRFYGNIYARGGALSGDGGFVEVSGKESLDFDGRVYTTAPNGNIGTLLLDPKFLIVQTSGGSAYSAGSNNLFANNPSGTNTITPASIQLSGTAVTLQANTDVIFNDPIVSMANALTVNAGRSILINASISTTNDAITMIANDSNANSTFRDAGAGNITMALGTVLNPAGNVPISLTIGSQTGVFTPGSITLYEITRGSTLNITSPNGIIFNGPIGTTLLTGNTTINANTSGGSSGVTFNAGSSISANNRTITINVNAASGGTGGVSFDTSSGTILSSGGSLITIATNTGGNTTGGSITQTGTNSSISSGGGGVTLSVPTASNSSIGTSGAPIRTTTTGTLTLTGGTGGVFVSNTGNLPLGASTFAAGSTNVITSSGLLTIIGSSTTSGGNVTLQGVGITQNTGTTFDAGSGNLTLDAGTGTLTMTANSALLTSGQINITADNIAINTSGTPSQIGGTTYTATPATLASSITLQPTTAGRTIGLAGGAGNFNLSLAELNTARIFANNVQIGNNTSGLMTINAWTPVSTFASNGVLSLITGGAITQAGALTLTTNGSSLVANAGGLISSNANITTSNKSVSLTGVGFTKAASTNISTGTGNIAINAGTGTLTLNASSLLLSGNAGGTAGTINLTADNVAFNATSQVGGTGAGTGSAQSVIVQPNTAGRTIGVAGGAGSLALSSAALDRIRATNVRIGNSNTGTITIGTASTTWTPAATFATSLLTLDSAATITQTALAPINLGSRSLLLRDSNNVSLTNTSNIFSNLAATLTGSLQLTASSTLTVASLTDDISTVNGITAPGGVTLRSTSNGIVLNAPVTANVSGDAIVLAAQTFTNNAGSSALNPGVGRFLVWSGNPANDNRGGLAYNFKQYNAIFGSSTVLGSGNGFLYIIAPVITPSLTGTVSKVYDGTTTAPVTNSNYSATGIIDGDTVTFSQTTANYDTKHVGTNKNVAVTGISANATNGSATVYGYQLSSTTANANIGVITPASLTITANDQTKTYGQTFTFNGTEFTSSGLQNGETVGSISLASAGAPATAHVSGSPYAITASNATGGTFTPSDYTISYVNGQLTITPASLTITANDQTKTYGQTFTFNGTEFTSSGLQNGETVGSISLASAGAPATAHVSGSPYAITASNATGGTFTPSDYTISYVNGQLTITPASLTITANDQTKTYGQTFTFNGTEFTSSGLQNGETVGSISLASAGAPATAHVSGSPYAITASNATGGTFTPSDYTISYVNGQLTITPASLTITANDQTKTYGQTFTFNGTEFTSSGLQNGETVGSISLASAGAPATAHVSGSPYAITASNATGGTFTPSDYTISYVNGQLTITPASLTITANDQTKTYGQTFTFNGTEFTSSGLQNGETVGSISLASAGAPATAHVSGSPYAITASNATGGTFTPSDYTISYVNGQLTITPASLTITANDQTKTYGQTFTFNGTEFTSSGLQNGETVGSISLASAGAPATAHVSGSPYAITASNATGGTFTPSDYTISYVNGQLTITPASLTITANDQTKTYGQTFTFNGTEFTSSGLQNGETVGSISLASAGAPATAHVSGSPYAITASNATGGTFTPSDYTISYVNGQLTITPASLTITANDQTKTYGQTFTFNGTEFTSSGLQNGETVGSISLASAGAPATAHVSGSPYAITASNATGGTFTPSDYTISYVNGQLTITPASLTITANDQTKTYGQTFTFNGTEFTSSGLQNGETVGSISLASAGAPATAHVSGSPYAITASNATGGTFTPSDYTISYVNGQLTITPASLTITANDQTKTYGQTFTFNGTEFTSSGLQNGETVGSISLASAGAPATAHVSGSPYAITASNATGGTFTPSDYTISYVNGQLTITPASLTITANDQTKTYGQTFTFNGTEFTSSGLQNGETVGSISLASAGAPATAHVSGSPYAITASNATGGTFTPSDYTISYVNGQLTITPASLTITANDQTKTYGQTFTFNGTEFTSSGLQNGETVGSISLASAGAPATAHVSGSPYAITASNATGGTFTPSDYTISYVNGQLTITPASLTITANDQTKTYGQTFTFNGTEFTSSGLQNGETVGSISLASAGAPATAHVSGSPYAITASNATGGTFTPSDYTISYVNGQLTITPASLTITANDQTKTYGQTFTFNGTEFTSSGLQNGETVGSISLASAGAPATAHVSGSPYAITASNATGGTFTPSDYTISYVNGQLTITPASLTITANDQTKTYGQTFTFNGTEFTSSGLQNGETVGSISLASAGAPATAHVSGSPYAITASNATGGTFTPSDYTISYVNGQLTITPKLLTSSGIIANNKLFDGTTIATLNFASAMLSGVLFADQVQINPNFYNANFATANVGNNIPVAVVNLGLSGSSASNYSLVQPTGLTADILSLPPIPPNPPIPPVPPIVSSELAPFQIVFPIDFMSFGFESNTQNRMFYEMLDYSTPSLFNIKRISDSCVMVSPDITICDNLLIKGSIR, encoded by the coding sequence GTGGCAAAAGAGCGAGTCTCTAGAAGTATTAAGAGGAGAGTAAACCTATTAGAAAAAGGGTTTTCACAAGTAGTACATAGTTTACTTGCGGTGTTGATTGGTACTTTGTTAGTTATTCCACAAATAGGTTTTGGAAATCCTCAAGGTGGTGTGGTGGCAGGAGGTGGTGCCACAATTTCAACTCCATCGGCAGGAACAATGCAGATTAATCAATCAACCAACAAGGCGATTATTAATTGGCAGTCTTATAATATTGCTTCTCAAGAGCACGTTCATTACCAACAACCCAATTCATCTTCTATTGCGCTCAATCGCATCAACCCTAATAGTGGCCCATCCCAAATTTTTGGCAAGCTAACCGCAAATGGACAAGTGTGGTTAGTGAATCCTGCCGGAATATGGTTTGGTCCATCCGCTTACGTTAACGTTGCGGGTTTACTTGCCACAACGGCCAGTATCAGTGATCAAGATTTTATGGCTGGCCGTTATTTTTTTAAGCAATCTCCTGATTGGAATGGCGCTGTTATCAATGACGGCATTATTAAAACAGCAGAAGCGGGTTTAGTTGCACTCGTTGGTTCAGGTGTTGTGAATAATGGCCATATCGAAGCGAACTTAGGCACTGTTATTTTGGCTGCAGGAAGTGAATTTACTATTAATTTCTCTGGTAATGATCTTATTAGTTTTACCGTGGATCGAGAAGTTCTAAAGCCGGCACGTGACCAAAATGGTAATCCTCTTTCTGATGGGGTGAAAAACACAGGGACCATTATTGCTAATGGCGGAAAAGTATTAATGACTGCGCGTACAGCAGGACAGGTTTTAGATAACGCCATTAATATGTCAGGTATAGCTCAAGCAAAATCAGTCGGTGTGAAAAATGGTGAAATTATTTTACTGGGCGAAGGTCAAGGCATTGTAAAAGTTTCAGGAAAAATCATTGCATCAGGTAAGAATTCTGGAGAAAAAGGCGGAAAAGTTAAAGTTCTCGGCAACAAAGTGGCTATGACAGATAAAGCCACTATTGATGTATCTGGTGATAGGGGTGGTGGTGAAGTATTAATTGGTGGCGATTATCAAGGTAAGAATTTAGCAATAAAGAATGCAGAGCGTACCTTTGTTGGTAGCGACAGTAGTATTTATGCGGATGCATTGACTAACGGCGATGGTGGTAAGGTGGTTGTATGGGCGGATAATGATACTAGATTTTATGGCAATATTTATGCACGTGGCGGTGCTTTAAGTGGCGATGGTGGATTTGTTGAAGTATCAGGTAAAGAAAGTCTTGATTTTGATGGTCGTGTATATACGACAGCACCCAATGGCAATATTGGCACCCTTTTACTCGATCCAAAATTTTTAATTGTACAAACATCTGGCGGTAGCGCTTATAGTGCTGGGTCGAATAATCTATTCGCAAATAATCCCAGTGGAACAAATACGATTACCCCTGCAAGTATCCAATTATCCGGAACCGCTGTTACTTTACAGGCAAATACGGATGTCATTTTTAATGACCCTATCGTCAGTATGGCTAATGCATTAACAGTAAATGCAGGCCGCAGCATTCTCATTAACGCTAGTATTTCCACTACTAATGATGCCATTACGATGATTGCGAATGATAGTAATGCTAACTCAACATTTAGAGATGCTGGTGCAGGTAATATCACCATGGCTCTGGGGACTGTTTTAAATCCAGCGGGAAATGTCCCTATCTCCTTAACAATTGGTTCACAAACTGGCGTATTTACACCAGGCAGTATCACGCTTTATGAAATAACAAGAGGAAGCACACTTAATATTACCTCACCTAATGGGATTATTTTTAATGGGCCTATTGGTACCACGCTATTAACTGGCAATACGACCATTAATGCAAATACTTCTGGCGGGTCAAGCGGCGTAACGTTTAATGCTGGCAGTTCTATTTCTGCCAATAACAGAACGATTACAATTAATGTTAATGCAGCAAGCGGCGGTACCGGTGGTGTATCTTTTGATACGAGCTCAGGAACCATTCTATCATCCGGCGGATCACTGATTACCATTGCAACCAATACAGGAGGCAATACAACCGGTGGGTCCATTACACAAACTGGGACCAATAGCAGCATTAGCTCAGGCGGAGGAGGAGTAACTTTATCTGTTCCTACCGCAAGTAATAGTAGCATTGGAACGAGTGGTGCCCCGATAAGGACGACTACGACAGGAACCTTAACGCTAACCGGTGGAACAGGCGGTGTCTTTGTTTCAAATACGGGTAATCTTCCTTTGGGCGCTTCGACATTTGCTGCTGGCAGTACGAATGTTATTACTTCTTCAGGCTTGTTAACCATTATCGGTAGTTCAACAACAAGTGGCGGTAATGTTACGTTACAAGGCGTTGGTATCACGCAAAATACAGGCACGACTTTTGATGCCGGCTCAGGAAATCTTACTTTAGATGCTGGGACTGGCACATTAACAATGACTGCAAACTCAGCACTGTTAACTTCCGGGCAAATTAATATAACAGCTGATAACATTGCAATAAATACAAGCGGCACGCCTTCACAGATTGGTGGAACGACCTACACCGCTACGCCAGCAACGCTTGCTAGTTCAATCACGCTTCAACCAACAACCGCAGGTAGAACGATTGGTCTGGCAGGAGGAGCAGGTAACTTTAATCTTTCACTTGCAGAACTTAATACTGCGCGTATTTTTGCAAACAATGTGCAAATTGGTAATAACACTTCTGGGTTAATGACCATCAATGCTTGGACACCAGTTTCAACTTTTGCTAGTAATGGCGTGCTTTCATTGATAACAGGTGGTGCGATAACACAGGCGGGTGCGCTTACTCTTACAACCAATGGTTCAAGCCTTGTCGCTAATGCGGGTGGCTTAATCTCCTCAAATGCCAATATTACGACGTCAAATAAATCAGTGTCTTTAACAGGTGTTGGGTTTACTAAAGCAGCTAGTACCAATATCAGCACAGGCACAGGAAACATTGCCATCAATGCAGGAACTGGAACACTAACACTTAATGCGAGCTCGTTATTGCTATCAGGCAATGCGGGTGGAACCGCTGGAACCATTAATTTAACCGCTGATAACGTAGCATTTAATGCCACATCACAAGTGGGTGGTACTGGTGCTGGCACAGGCAGTGCGCAATCAGTCATTGTACAACCTAATACGGCGGGAAGAACAATTGGTGTTGCAGGTGGTGCGGGTAGTTTGGCGCTTTCAAGTGCCGCACTCGATAGAATTCGTGCGACGAATGTACGAATTGGTAATAGCAACACGGGAACAATTACGATAGGCACAGCCAGCACCACTTGGACGCCAGCTGCCACGTTTGCAACAAGTTTACTTACTTTAGATTCGGCTGCCACCATTACACAAACTGCGTTGGCACCGATTAATTTAGGGTCAAGAAGTTTATTATTACGAGATTCTAATAACGTTTCACTTACTAATACGAGTAACATCTTTTCCAATTTAGCAGCAACATTAACGGGTTCTTTACAGCTGACTGCAAGCAGTACATTAACTGTTGCAAGTTTGACTGATGATATAAGCACAGTAAATGGCATTACAGCACCAGGTGGGGTTACACTGCGTTCAACCAGTAATGGTATCGTCTTGAATGCACCCGTGACCGCAAATGTAAGTGGGGATGCTATTGTTTTAGCCGCACAAACATTTACAAACAATGCGGGTTCCTCTGCTCTTAATCCAGGAGTTGGAAGATTTCTTGTTTGGTCTGGCAATCCTGCAAATGATAATCGTGGCGGTCTTGCTTACAATTTTAAACAATACAATGCGATTTTTGGTTCCAGTACCGTATTAGGAAGTGGTAATGGGTTTCTTTATATCATTGCGCCGGTGATTACTCCTTCACTCACGGGCACGGTTAGCAAAGTATATGATGGCACAACGACTGCTCCCGTCACCAATAGCAACTATAGTGCAACCGGTATTATTGATGGCGATACAGTCACCTTTAGCCAAACAACTGCAAATTACGATACCAAACATGTAGGCACCAATAAAAACGTCGCTGTTACTGGTATATCCGCAAATGCAACCAACGGTAGCGCTACCGTTTATGGATATCAATTAAGTAGCACAACAGCGAATGCAAATATTGGCGTCATTACCCCAGCATCATTGACCATCACAGCCAATGATCAAACGAAGACTTACGGTCAAACCTTCACCTTTAATGGGACTGAATTTACTTCAAGTGGTTTACAGAATGGTGAGACCGTAGGGAGTATTAGTTTAGCAAGTGCTGGTGCACCTGCAACGGCCCATGTATCTGGTAGTCCCTATGCCATCACAGCATCCAATGCAACAGGCGGTACCTTTACACCAAGTGATTACACCATCAGTTATGTCAACGGGCAATTAACCATTACCCCAGCATCATTGACCATCACAGCCAATGATCAAACGAAGACTTACGGTCAAACCTTCACCTTTAATGGGACTGAATTTACTTCAAGTGGTTTACAGAATGGTGAGACCGTAGGGAGTATTAGTTTAGCAAGTGCTGGTGCACCTGCAACGGCCCATGTATCTGGTAGTCCCTATGCCATCACAGCATCCAATGCAACAGGCGGTACCTTTACACCAAGTGATTACACCATCAGTTATGTCAACGGGCAATTAACCATTACCCCAGCATCATTGACCATCACAGCCAATGATCAAACGAAGACTTACGGTCAAACCTTCACCTTTAATGGGACTGAATTTACTTCAAGTGGTTTACAGAATGGTGAGACCGTAGGGAGTATTAGTTTAGCAAGTGCTGGTGCACCTGCAACGGCCCATGTATCTGGTAGTCCCTATGCCATCACAGCATCCAATGCAACAGGCGGTACCTTTACACCAAGTGATTACACCATCAGTTATGTCAACGGGCAATTAACCATTACCCCAGCATCATTGACCATCACAGCCAATGATCAAACGAAGACTTACGGTCAAACCTTCACCTTTAATGGGACTGAATTTACTTCAAGTGGTTTACAGAATGGTGAGACCGTAGGGAGTATTAGTTTAGCAAGTGCTGGTGCACCTGCAACGGCCCATGTATCTGGTAGTCCCTATGCCATCACAGCATCCAATGCAACAGGCGGTACCTTTACACCAAGTGATTACACCATCAGTTATGTCAACGGGCAATTAACCATTACCCCAGCATCATTGACCATCACAGCCAATGATCAAACGAAGACTTACGGTCAAACCTTCACCTTTAATGGGACTGAATTTACTTCAAGTGGTTTACAGAATGGTGAGACCGTAGGGAGTATTAGTTTAGCAAGTGCTGGTGCACCTGCAACGGCCCATGTATCTGGTAGTCCCTATGCCATCACAGCATCCAATGCAACAGGCGGTACCTTTACACCAAGTGATTACACCATCAGTTATGTCAACGGGCAATTAACCATTACCCCAGCATCATTGACCATCACAGCCAATGATCAAACGAAGACTTACGGTCAAACCTTCACCTTTAATGGGACTGAATTTACTTCAAGTGGTTTACAGAATGGTGAGACCGTAGGGAGTATTAGTTTAGCAAGTGCTGGTGCACCTGCAACGGCCCATGTATCTGGTAGTCCCTATGCCATCACAGCATCCAATGCAACAGGCGGTACCTTTACACCAAGTGATTACACCATCAGTTATGTCAACGGGCAATTAACCATTACCCCAGCATCATTGACCATCACAGCCAATGATCAAACGAAGACTTACGGTCAAACCTTCACCTTTAATGGGACTGAATTTACTTCAAGTGGTTTACAGAATGGTGAGACCGTAGGGAGTATTAGTTTAGCAAGTGCTGGTGCACCTGCAACGGCCCATGTATCTGGTAGTCCCTATGCCATCACAGCATCCAATGCAACAGGCGGTACCTTTACACCAAGTGATTACACCATCAGTTATGTCAACGGGCAATTAACCATTACCCCAGCATCATTGACCATCACAGCCAATGATCAAACGAAGACTTACGGTCAAACCTTCACCTTTAATGGGACTGAATTTACTTCAAGTGGTTTACAGAATGGTGAGACCGTAGGGAGTATTAGTTTAGCAAGTGCTGGTGCACCTGCAACGGCCCATGTATCTGGTAGTCCCTATGCCATCACAGCATCCAATGCAACAGGCGGTACCTTTACACCAAGTGATTACACCATCAGTTATGTCAACGGGCAATTAACCATTACCCCAGCATCATTGACCATCACAGCCAATGATCAAACGAAGACTTACGGTCAAACCTTCACCTTTAATGGGACTGAATTTACTTCAAGTGGTTTACAGAATGGTGAGACCGTAGGGAGTATTAGTTTAGCAAGTGCTGGTGCACCTGCAACGGCCCATGTATCTGGTAGTCCCTATGCCATCACAGCATCCAATGCAACAGGCGGTACCTTTACACCAAGTGATTACACCATCAGTTATGTCAACGGGCAATTAACCATTACCCCAGCATCATTGACCATCACAGCCAATGATCAAACGAAGACTTACGGTCAAACCTTCACCTTTAATGGGACTGAATTTACTTCAAGTGGTTTACAGAATGGTGAGACCGTAGGGAGTATTAGTTTAGCAAGTGCTGGTGCACCTGCAACGGCCCATGTATCTGGTAGTCCCTATGCCATCACAGCATCCAATGCAACAGGCGGTACCTTTACACCAAGTGATTACACCATCAGTTATGTCAACGGGCAATTAACCATTACCCCAGCATCATTGACCATCACAGCCAATGATCAAACGAAGACTTACGGTCAAACCTTCACCTTTAATGGGACTGAATTTACTTCAAGTGGTTTACAGAATGGTGAGACCGTAGGGAGTATTAGTTTAGCAAGTGCTGGTGCACCTGCAACGGCCCATGTATCTGGTAGTCCCTATGCCATCACAGCATCCAATGCAACAGGCGGTACCTTTACACCAAGTGATTACACCATCAGTTATGTCAACGGGCAATTAACCATTACCCCAGCATCATTGACCATCACAGCCAATGATCAAACGAAGACTTACGGTCAAACCTTCACCTTTAATGGGACTGAATTTACTTCAAGTGGTTTACAGAATGGTGAGACCGTAGGGAGTATTAGTTTAGCAAGTGCTGGTGCACCTGCAACGGCCCATGTATCTGGTAGTCCCTATGCCATCACAGCATCCAATGCAACAGGCGGTACCTTTACACCAAGTGATTACACCATCAGTTATGTCAACGGGCAATTAACCATTACCCCAGCATCATTGACCATCACAGCCAATGATCAAACGAAGACTTACGGTCAAACCTTCACCTTTAATGGGACTGAATTTACTTCAAGTGGTTTACAGAATGGTGAGACCGTAGGGAGTATTAGTTTAGCAAGTGCTGGTGCACCTGCAACGGCCCATGTATCTGGTAGTCCCTATGCCATCACAGCATCCAATGCAACAGGCGGTACCTTTACACCAAGTGATTACACCATCAGTTATGTCAACGGGCAATTAACCATTACCCCAGCATCATTGACCATCACAGCCAATGATCAAACGAAGACTTACGGTCAAACCTTCACCTTTAATGGGACTGAATTTACTTCAAGTGGTTTACAGAATGGTGAGACCGTAGGGAGTATTAGTTTAGCAAGTGCTGGTGCACCTGCAACGGCCCATGTATCTGGTAGTCCCTATGCCATCACAGCATCCAATGCAACAGGCGGTACCTTTACACCAAGTGATTACACCATCAGTTATGTCAACGGGCAATTAACCATTACCCCAGCATCATTGACCATCACAGCCAATGATCAAACGAAGACTTACGGTCAAACCTTCACCTTTAATGGGACTGAATTTACTTCAAGTGGTTTACAGAATGGTGAGACCGTAGGGAGTATTAGTTTAGCAAGTGCTGGTGCACCTGCAACGGCCCATGTATCTGGTAGTCCCTATGCCATCACAGCATCCAATGCAACAGGCGGTACCTTTACACCAAGTGATTACACCATCAGTTATGTCAACGGGCAATTAACCATTACCCCTAAATTGCTAACCTCATCCGGAATTATCGCAAATAATAAATTATTCGACGGTACTACAATTGCAACACTTAATTTCGCTTCAGCTATGCTTTCGGGAGTGCTCTTTGCAGATCAAGTCCAAATTAATCCTAATTTCTACAATGCAAACTTTGCGACTGCCAATGTAGGGAATAATATTCCAGTAGCTGTTGTTAACCTTGGATTATCTGGATCATCAGCAAGTAACTATAGCTTAGTGCAGCCAACAGGCCTCACAGCGGATATTTTATCACTACCTCCAATACCACCAAATCCGCCTATTCCACCTGTACCACCTATCGTTTCATCTGAACTTGCACCGTTTCAAATTGTATTTCCAATTGATTTTATGTCATTTGGTTTTGAATCAAATACTCAAAATAGAATGTTCTATGAGATGTTAGATTACTCAACGCCAAGTCTTTTCAATATAAAGCGCATATCTGATTCATGTGTAATGGTAAGTCCTGATATAACTATTTGTGACAACCTATTAATAAAAGGTTCTATAAGATGA